One window of the uncultured Umboniibacter sp. genome contains the following:
- the miaE gene encoding tRNA isopentenyl-2-thiomethyl-A-37 hydroxylase MiaE, whose product MSKDVDLTPIKAFLGCETPDEWVSVALNNQDIMLIDHANCEKKAAKTALHLIFRYIEHSDLLYKMSRLAREELRHFEQVMSIMKKRSVAYEYVSASRYAAKMMASVRKEEPARLIDTLIIGAFIECRSCERFAKLAPFLDTELGQFYTSLLRSESRHFMDYIELAETLAGEPIDQRVSYFRELEAKLIISRDEEFRFHSGLPSDELFKTGSS is encoded by the coding sequence GTGTCAAAAGACGTTGATTTAACGCCTATTAAGGCTTTTTTAGGTTGTGAAACACCTGACGAGTGGGTTTCGGTAGCTTTAAACAACCAAGATATTATGCTAATTGACCACGCTAACTGCGAAAAGAAAGCTGCAAAGACCGCGCTTCATCTCATTTTTCGCTATATCGAGCACAGTGATCTGCTTTACAAAATGTCGCGACTTGCGCGCGAAGAGTTACGGCATTTCGAGCAGGTAATGTCGATCATGAAAAAGCGCTCGGTTGCGTATGAGTATGTGAGTGCTAGTCGTTACGCCGCGAAGATGATGGCTTCAGTGCGTAAAGAAGAACCTGCGAGGCTTATCGATACGCTGATTATTGGCGCATTTATCGAGTGCCGTAGTTGTGAACGCTTCGCCAAGCTAGCGCCATTCCTCGACACCGAATTAGGGCAGTTCTATACCTCGTTGCTGCGCTCGGAAAGTCGTCATTTCATGGATTACATCGAATTAGCCGAAACCCTCGCGGGTGAGCCCATTGATCAACGAGTTTCGTACTTTCGTGAATTAGAGGCTAAGCTAATAATCAGTCGCGATGAAGAATTCCGCTTTCACTCGGGATTACCAAGCGACGAACTATTTAAAACAGGCTCAAGCTAA
- the acnB gene encoding bifunctional aconitate hydratase 2/2-methylisocitrate dehydratase — MLEAYRKHVAERAEQGIPPLPLNPQQVAELVELLKNPPAGEEATLVELISERVPPGVDEAAYVKAGFLTAIINDEANSPVITKADAVKLLGNMHGGYNIETLVAQLDNSDLAEAAGEELKHTLLMFDAFYDVEAKAKAGNAVAQSVMESWANAEWFTNREAVAESAKVTVFKVTGETNTDDLSPAPDAWSRPDIPLHALAMYKVAREGIHNAKEQIEELNKKGHPVAFVGDVVGTGSSRKSATNSVLWYTGDDIPGTPNKRGGGICIGGKVAPIFFNTMEDAGALVFEAPVDKLAMGDVIEIRPYDGKILNAETGEELSSFELKSDVILDEVQAGGRINLIIGRGLTGRARESLGLAPSTVFRVPSEPVATKAGYTLGQKMVGKACGVEGVRPGTYVEPKMTTVGSQDTTGPMTRDELKDLACLGFSADLVMQSFCHTAAYPKPVDIDTQHTLPDFMINRGGVSLRPGDGIIHSWLNRMLLPDTVGTGGDSHTRFPMGISFPAGSGLVAFAAATGVMPLDMPESVLVRFKGEMQPGITLRDLVHAIPYYAIQEGLLTVEKKGKKNIFSGRVLEIEGLKGLTVEQAFELSDASAERSAAGCTIALDEDSVAEYLTSNITMLRWMIAQGYGDARTLERRARAMEEWLANPSLMKADADAEYTAVIEIDLAEVTEPIVCAPNDPDDARLLSSVEGDKVDEVFIGSCMTNIGHFRAAGKLLDEQQGSVATRLWLSPPTRMDEHTLMEEGYYNIFGRAGARTEMPGCSLCMGNQARVGAGTTVLSTSTRNFPNRLGDGANVYLTSAELASVGAILGRLPTPAEYNEYAGKLDSMGAEIYRYMNFDQIESFQKAAADGKRIAAVQIDEVKA, encoded by the coding sequence GTGCTTGAAGCGTATCGTAAACACGTTGCAGAACGTGCTGAGCAAGGTATCCCACCTCTCCCGCTTAACCCACAGCAAGTTGCTGAGTTGGTTGAGCTACTAAAAAACCCACCGGCTGGTGAAGAAGCTACTCTCGTTGAATTAATCAGCGAGCGCGTGCCGCCAGGTGTTGATGAGGCTGCTTACGTTAAGGCAGGTTTCTTGACTGCAATCATTAATGACGAAGCTAACTCGCCGGTTATCACTAAAGCCGATGCCGTTAAACTGCTTGGTAACATGCACGGCGGTTACAACATCGAGACTTTAGTTGCTCAGCTCGACAACAGCGATCTTGCCGAAGCTGCAGGTGAAGAACTGAAGCATACTCTGCTAATGTTCGATGCCTTCTACGATGTTGAAGCCAAAGCAAAAGCTGGCAATGCCGTAGCGCAGTCGGTAATGGAATCATGGGCCAACGCAGAATGGTTCACTAACCGCGAGGCAGTAGCCGAGTCCGCTAAAGTGACGGTATTCAAAGTAACTGGTGAAACTAACACCGACGATCTTTCGCCAGCGCCGGACGCATGGTCTCGCCCTGATATCCCGTTGCACGCACTGGCAATGTACAAAGTTGCTCGCGAAGGTATTCACAACGCCAAAGAACAGATTGAAGAGCTTAACAAGAAAGGTCACCCAGTTGCCTTCGTTGGTGATGTTGTTGGTACGGGCTCATCGCGTAAGTCAGCTACCAACTCTGTACTGTGGTACACCGGTGACGACATTCCAGGAACGCCGAACAAACGTGGCGGCGGGATCTGTATTGGCGGTAAGGTTGCGCCGATCTTCTTCAATACCATGGAAGATGCTGGTGCACTCGTATTCGAAGCGCCAGTTGATAAGCTTGCAATGGGTGACGTGATTGAGATTCGCCCTTACGACGGCAAAATTCTCAATGCCGAAACGGGTGAAGAGCTATCTAGCTTCGAACTCAAGTCCGACGTTATTCTGGACGAAGTTCAGGCTGGCGGTCGTATCAACCTAATTATTGGTCGTGGTTTAACGGGTCGTGCTCGCGAAAGTCTAGGACTAGCGCCTTCTACCGTATTCCGTGTTCCTTCTGAGCCAGTAGCGACTAAAGCTGGTTATACGCTTGGTCAGAAGATGGTCGGTAAAGCCTGTGGCGTTGAAGGTGTTCGCCCGGGAACTTACGTTGAACCAAAAATGACAACGGTAGGCTCTCAGGATACTACGGGCCCTATGACGCGCGATGAACTAAAGGATCTTGCCTGTCTAGGTTTCTCCGCTGACCTCGTGATGCAGTCATTCTGTCACACCGCGGCTTACCCAAAGCCAGTTGATATTGATACTCAGCATACACTTCCAGACTTTATGATTAACCGTGGCGGCGTTTCACTTCGTCCAGGAGACGGTATCATTCACTCTTGGTTGAACCGCATGCTACTTCCGGACACCGTGGGCACTGGTGGTGACTCTCACACCCGTTTCCCAATGGGTATTTCATTCCCAGCGGGTTCTGGCTTGGTAGCATTCGCTGCTGCAACGGGTGTTATGCCACTTGATATGCCGGAATCGGTATTGGTTCGCTTCAAAGGTGAAATGCAGCCCGGTATCACGCTTCGTGACTTGGTCCACGCGATTCCTTACTACGCTATCCAGGAAGGTCTACTAACCGTTGAGAAGAAGGGTAAGAAAAACATCTTCTCTGGTCGTGTCCTAGAAATTGAAGGCCTAAAAGGTCTTACCGTTGAGCAGGCGTTCGAGCTTTCTGATGCCTCTGCAGAGCGTTCAGCTGCTGGCTGTACCATCGCTCTTGACGAAGATTCAGTTGCTGAGTACCTGACCTCTAACATCACCATGCTTCGCTGGATGATTGCCCAAGGCTACGGCGATGCGCGTACCTTAGAGCGTCGTGCCCGTGCGATGGAAGAGTGGCTTGCTAACCCAAGTTTGATGAAAGCTGATGCCGATGCTGAGTACACTGCAGTGATCGAAATTGATCTTGCTGAAGTTACTGAGCCGATTGTTTGTGCACCAAATGATCCCGATGACGCGCGTCTACTTTCTTCTGTTGAAGGTGACAAGGTTGACGAAGTATTCATCGGTTCATGTATGACTAACATCGGTCACTTCCGCGCCGCTGGTAAGCTACTAGACGAACAGCAAGGTTCTGTTGCAACTCGTCTATGGCTATCACCGCCAACCCGCATGGATGAGCACACCTTGATGGAAGAGGGTTACTACAACATCTTTGGTCGTGCTGGCGCTCGTACTGAAATGCCGGGCTGTTCATTATGCATGGGTAACCAAGCACGTGTAGGCGCTGGAACGACTGTTCTATCAACCTCTACCCGTAACTTCCCGAACCGTTTAGGTGATGGTGCTAATGTTTACCTAACCTCAGCCGAACTCGCTTCTGTAGGCGCCATTCTTGGCCGCCTGCCTACGCCAGCTGAGTACAATGAGTACGCAGGTAAGCTTGATTCGATGGGTGCTGAGATCTACCGCTACATGAACTTCGATCAAATCGAAAGCTTCCAAAAAGCAGCTGCTGATGGCAAACGCATCGCGGCAGTTCAGATTGATGAAGTAAAAGCTTAA
- a CDS encoding TIGR00266 family protein: MKHCHELDVEIHGHDLQIVEVTLDPSETVVAEAGAMNYMEAGIEFNTRMGDGSEPNQTMMGSLFNAGKRLLTGESLFTTHFTNQASKPATIAFGAPFPGSIIALDLAEYGEQVTCQKDAFLCAALGTKIDIAFNRKIGSGLFGGEGFILQKLSGDGITCLHAGGTVVKKELHGETLRVDTGCLVAFTQGIDYDIKLAGGLKTMMFGGEGIALATLSGHGTVWLQSLPFSRLANRVLSAASSHGGRDQGEGSVLGGLGRLLDGR, from the coding sequence ATGAAACATTGTCACGAGCTAGATGTCGAAATCCACGGTCATGATCTGCAGATAGTAGAAGTTACCTTAGATCCTTCTGAGACGGTTGTGGCCGAAGCTGGCGCCATGAATTACATGGAGGCGGGCATCGAGTTTAACACGCGGATGGGTGACGGCTCGGAACCCAACCAGACTATGATGGGATCGCTATTTAATGCGGGGAAGCGCCTGTTAACTGGTGAATCTCTGTTCACTACTCATTTCACTAATCAGGCTTCTAAACCGGCAACGATTGCTTTTGGAGCTCCATTCCCGGGTTCAATTATTGCTCTCGATCTTGCCGAATATGGTGAGCAGGTGACCTGTCAAAAGGACGCATTTTTGTGCGCCGCGCTGGGAACTAAGATCGATATCGCCTTTAACCGAAAGATCGGTTCGGGCTTGTTCGGCGGGGAAGGTTTCATCCTACAAAAACTCTCGGGTGACGGAATTACTTGCCTCCACGCCGGTGGTACGGTTGTTAAAAAAGAACTTCACGGTGAAACGTTACGTGTTGATACCGGCTGCTTAGTTGCCTTTACTCAAGGGATTGACTATGACATCAAACTAGCAGGTGGTCTTAAGACAATGATGTTTGGCGGTGAAGGAATTGCCTTAGCAACGTTATCCGGTCATGGGACGGTATGGTTGCAGAGTCTACCCTTCTCACGTTTAGCTAATCGAGTCTTATCGGCGGCAAGTTCACACGGTGGTCGAGACCAAGGTGAAGGTTCTGTTCTAGGTGGCTTAGGGCGTTTACTTGATGGACGCTAA
- a CDS encoding DUF2147 domain-containing protein — translation MKIFARLIAISWLLVATMSYAEESPIGYWNTVDDSSGEIKSTVELYMEGDLLYGRIVELTNPEVPDPICEKCTGEKQNQPVIGLTIIEGLSFDGDHWADGVILDPENGETYDCVIWREGKKLMVRGYVGFFYRTQSWVLSEETRD, via the coding sequence ATGAAGATTTTCGCGCGTTTAATTGCTATTAGTTGGTTATTAGTGGCGACCATGTCGTACGCTGAAGAGTCACCGATTGGTTATTGGAATACCGTTGACGATTCATCCGGTGAAATCAAATCTACTGTCGAACTCTATATGGAAGGAGATCTACTCTACGGCCGTATCGTTGAACTCACCAATCCTGAAGTGCCGGATCCCATCTGTGAGAAGTGTACGGGAGAAAAGCAGAATCAACCGGTGATTGGCTTGACGATTATCGAAGGGCTGAGTTTCGATGGTGACCATTGGGCTGATGGCGTAATTTTAGATCCAGAAAATGGTGAGACTTACGACTGTGTAATCTGGCGCGAAGGTAAAAAGCTTATGGTTCGAGGTTATGTTGGCTTCTTTTACCGAACCCAGTCTTGGGTACTCAGCGAGGAGACTCGCGACTAG